One part of the Phragmites australis chromosome 3, lpPhrAust1.1, whole genome shotgun sequence genome encodes these proteins:
- the LOC133912870 gene encoding serine/threonine-protein kinase SAPK10, which produces MDRAALTVGPGMDMPIMHDGDRYELVRDIGSGNFGVARLMRNRADGQLVAVKYIERGEKIDENVQREIINHRSLRHPNIIRFKEVILTPTHLAIVMEYASGGELFERICNAGRFSEDEARFFFQQLISGVSYCHSMQVCHRDLKLENTLLDGSTAPRLKICDFGYSKSSVLHSQPKSTVGTPAYIAPEVLLKKEYDGKVADVWSCGVTLYVMLVGAYPFEDPDEPKNFRKTIQRILGVQYSIPDYVHISPECRDLISRIFVADPTTRITIPEITNHPWFMKNLPADLMDDSTMSNQYEEPEQPMQSMDEIMQILTEATIPAAGSRGINQFLNDGLDLDDDMEDLDSDADLDLESSGEIVYAM; this is translated from the exons ATGGACCGGGCAGCGCTGACGGTGGGGCCGGGGATGGACATGCCGATAATGCACGACGGCGACCGCTACGAGCTCGTGCGCGACATCGGTTCCGGCAACTTCGGCGTCGCGCGGCTCATGCGCAACCGCGCCGACGGCCAGCTCGTCGCCGTCAAGTACATCGAGCGAGGCGAGAAG ATTGACGAGAACGTGCAGCGGGAGATCATCAACCACCGGTCGCTCCGCCACCCCAACATCATCCGCTTCAAGGAGGTCATCCTCACCCCGACGCACCTCGCCATCGTCATGGAGTACGCCTCCGGCGGGGAGCTCTTCGAGCGCATCTGCAACGCCGGCAGATTCAGCGAAGACGAG GCGCGTTTCTTTTTCCAGCAACTGATATCAGGGGTCAGCTACTGCCATTCCATG CAAGTATGTCATCGTGACTTGAAGCTAGAGAACACCCTGTTGGACGGGAGCACGGCTCCTCGGCTCAAGATATGCGATTTTGGGTACTCGAAG TCATCAGTTCTCCATTCGCAGCCGAAATCTACCGTGGGAACTCCCGCATACATTGCTCCCGAGGTTCTTCtgaagaaggaatatgatggaAAG GTTGCTGACGTTTGGTCATGCGGAGTAACCCTTTATGTGATGCTGGTTGGTGCATATCCTTTTGAGGATCCGGATGAGCCTAAGAATTTCAGGAAGACAATTCAG AGAATATTGGGTGTGCAGTACTCAATTCCAGATTATGTACACATATCTCCCGAGTGCCGAGATCTTATCTCTAGGATTTTTGTTGCCGACCCGACTACT AGAATCACGATCCCTGAGATAACAAACCATCCATGGTTCATGAAAAACCTCCCAGCTGACCTAATGGATGACAGCACAATGAGCAACCAATATGAGGAACCAGAACAGCCAATGCAGAGCATGGATGAGATCATGCAGATACTGACTGAGGCAACCATACCAGCAGCTGGTTCTCGTGGAATCAACCAGTTCTTAAATGATGGCCTTGACCTCGACGATGACATGGAAGATCTAGATTCAGACGCCGACCTTGACCTGGAAAGCAGTGGGGAGATCGTGTATGCTATGTGA
- the LOC133911155 gene encoding zinc finger protein 1-like, producing the protein MAMVEAVLDAETIPWSSREEEGQVQARYVEGWAKRKRSSRHPRAPTEEEHLALCLLMLARGHRDVRAPAPATAQEHRCSVCGKAFPSHQALGGHKSSHRTRPQAAPTAATAGEEPAPAQAASLVSSTAASGGDKVHECSVCKKTFPTGQALGGHKRCHYESTNATTAASNPAGRGFDLNIPALPDMIAEWCLPAVDEE; encoded by the coding sequence ATGGCCATGGTGGAGGCGGTTCTCGACGCGGAGACGATACCGTGGTCGAGCCGGGAGGAGGAGGGCCAGGTGCAGGCGCGCTACGTCGAGGGCTGGGCGAAGCGGAAGCGCTCCAGCCGCCACCCTCGCGCGCCCACCGAGGAGGAGCACCTCGCGCTCTGCCTCCTCATGCTGGCGCGCGGCCACCGCGACGTCCGCGCTCCCGCACCGGCAACGGCGCAGGAGCACAGGTGCTCCGTGTGCGGCAAGGCGTTCCCGTCCCATCAGGCCCTCGGCGGCCACAAGTCCAGCCACCGCACCAGGCCGCAGGCAGCCCCAACCGCCGCCACGGCCGGCGAAGAGCCGGCCCCGGCCCAGGCGGCGTCCTTGGTCTCGTCGACTGCAGCGTCCGGCGGGGACAAGGTGCACGAGTGCTCGGTGTGCAAGAAGACGTTCCCGACGGGGCAGGCGCTCGGTGGGCACAAGCGATGCCACTACGAGAGCACCAACGCCACAACCGCCGCCTCCAACCCCGCGGGCCGTGGGTTCGACCTGAACATACCGGCGCTGCCAGACATGATCGCCGAATGGTGCTTGCCGGCAGTCGACGAAGAGTAG